The Pagrus major chromosome 10, Pma_NU_1.0 genome contains a region encoding:
- the LOC141003794 gene encoding uncharacterized protein: MTSLRLVFFHLTCLFLGITAQTTALKSSSSVHPDGGFLSVQTGDSLTLPCFCKADVAARLYWYKQPLGQKPQLISSFFRFDNSGNFHGEFKNNPRFTLDTRDGKNDLKISDLRISDSAAYNCMSCFASILEISESVTVSVTGSAWVHQSAPEIIQPGGSVTLNCTVHTGTCDGEHSVYWFKHSQESHPGLIYTHGGRNDQCERKDNTQTHTCVYNLPMKSLNLSHAGTYYCAVASCGHILFGDGTKLDFEDNVALVYFWRGASAFFSILAVLLAFSVCVMNKGNCCQTSESRSGCSAPSKANPEGYQNEDNLYYAASSVNLTKRSRRQRDQTWSECVYHSVKQ; the protein is encoded by the exons ATGACATCTCTGAGGCTTGTCTTCTTCCATCTGACATGTTTGTTCTTGGGGATAACGG ctcagaCAACTGCTCTGAAGTCGTCCTCGTCTGTTCATCCAGACGGAGGTTTTTTATCAGTACAAACTGGGGACAGCTTGACTTTGCCATGTTTCTGTAAAGCTGATGTTGCTGCAAGGCTTTACTGGTACAAACAACCTCTGGGACAGAAACCACAGCTCATCTCTTCCTTCTTCAGGTTTGATAACAGTGGCAATTTTCATGGTGAATTCAAGAACAATCCACGCTTCACACTGGATACAAGAGATGGTAAAAATGACTTGAAGATCTCAGATCTGCGTATTTCAGACTCAGCTGCTTACAACTGCATGAGTTGTTTTGCAAGCATTTTAGAAATTTCAGAGAGTGTTACTGTCAGTGTAACAGGTTCAGCTTGGGTCCATCAGTCAGCTCCTGAGATCATCCAGCCAGGAGGCTCTGTGACTCtgaactgtacagtacacactgggACCTGTGATGGAGAACACAGTGTTTACTGGTTCAAACACTCTCAAGAATCTCATCCAGGACTCATTTACACCCATGGAGGCAGGAATGATCAGTGTGAGAggaaagacaacacacaaacacacacctgtgtctacAACTTGCCAATGAAGAGCCTGAATCTTTCTCATGCTGGGACCTACTACTGTGCTGTTGCCTCATGTGGACACATACTGTTTGGAGACGGGACCAAGCTGGACTTTGAGG ATAATGTTGCCTTGGTGTATTTCTGGAGGGGAGCGTCGGCATTCTTCAGCATCCTGGCTGTTTTACTGGCTTTCTCAGTGTGCGTGATGAACAAGGGAAACTGCTGCCAAACTTCAG AGTCTCGATCAGGATGTTCAGCTCCCTCCAAAGCAAATCCAGAG GGTTACCAAAATGAAGACAACCTCTATTACGCTGCTTCAAGTGTCAACCTGACGAAGAGATCAAGAAGACAGAGGGATCAGACCTGGAGCGAGTGTGTGTACCACAGTGTAAAGCAGTAG